The genomic window AAAACTTGAGAATCTGATGGAGTGTACACAAGATAACATCCTGTAGAGAGCCTCTTGTCATTTGACTTGCTTTAGGTCTTGATAAACTTCCGTGGGCTCATGGCAGGGAAACTGCATTATCCTTTGTGGCTGTTAATGATCCTTGCTGAGTATTTTTGGAGCTTTGGACTTTGCCATAGTGATAGACTGCTAGTCTTGTCAGAAAGTATGCAGTTGTTTCTCCAGTGTGAATTGGCaaatgaatattttattttataatgGGCAGGAGGCCTGTGAATGGAAGACTTGGTCATTCAGAGATTGCAGTCACTTTTCTCTGGGGATCTCACATTGTGTCTTTCTCTGGCATTTCAGAAtagctgctggaaagctgccctgcCGTAGCCACTGACGCTATGGGCAACCGCATCCGCTGGTCTAGGCTGTAGGATGGTAGCGCACAGCAAAGTGTCAGCAGATAATGCAGTTGCAGCAGACCCAAGATGTCTACTTGACCCTCCAGCACCAGATCGTTCACAGGCTCGGGGCTATCACAGCCCAGGACGGCCCAGCACTGTGCAGGCACAGAGCAACACACACTTCCGAACCTTTCGCTCACAATCGGATTTTAGTAGCATCACTCGAGCAAGCAGCCTGCTGGATGCCTGTGGCTTCTACTGGGGACCTCTGACTGTCACTGCTGCCCATGAGAAGCTGAAGTCTGAGCCCGAGGGCACCTTCCTCATCAGGGACAGCACACAAAAGAATTGCTTCTTTGCCATCAGTGTTAAGACTGCGACTGGGCCCACCAGCATCCGGATAAATTTTCAGTCTGGACGCTTCAGCCTGGATGGCAGCAAAGAGACTTTTGACTGTCTTTTTAAGCTGCTGGAACATTACCTAAGCTCCCCGAGGAAGGTATTAGTTACCCCCCTGCGCAAAGTCCgtgtgcagcccctgcaggagctctgcaggaagAGCATTGTGAAGGCTTTTGGAAGAGAGAACTTAAACCAGATCCCCCTCAATCCTGTTCTAAAGGACTATCTGAAATCCTTCCCATTTCAGATATAAGTACAGCATTAACTGAACAGGAATGTGTGAAATATCTAAAGAAATCCAACTTTCTGGGTTTTTTAACTTGTTTGACAGTGAGCAAACCTATTTTTGTAGCAATTTACTGTATTTTGGGATGGAACCTGAACACTTGACTTCTTATGTTTACAAAAACTGTTTGCACAAACCTGGGGTTTTAAAACCCTGGCATAATTTTTCTGCCAAGcagaatattttattattttataatATTTTTAATGCTGTTAAAATAAACTTTATTGTGGAAGTTTTGAAAAAAGTCGTTTTTCCTGCTGACAATTTTTAACCACTAATGTGGTGTGCAATTGCAGGCAGGTCTCTATGTGGTCTTGTTCTTTGCCCTACCAAACTAGCCTGCTCTAGTGCTACTCCAGCAGACAGGACTCCTGCCCCAAAAAGTTTGGAAGGGAAAGATGGCAAGCAAGTAGAAAATGTACTCAAGATGAATTTGTTCAGGAATACAGCTCTTTCCTAAATCCGTGAGACCAGGAGCTGTATTGAGACTACAGTAGTTCATAGTTTTTGAAAGAGTGAATCAAACCCTTGACTGAGCTAGTTGCACCAATCCTAGCCTGCCTTATCTGGTAAAAGCTGTAAGGTCTAAGCAAAGAAGAGGTCTGAGATAACTAAACCACATGAGCATTAGTAGGGAAAAATGAAACTTACCAGGATTGCCATTCATATATTGAAAGGCTGTGAACACTAGCATCATGATGCATTGGGGAAAGGGTAGCTTTAGCTCAGCATACACAAAATTGCAAAGTTGCAGACATGTTTAGACTTTAAAATGCTGTTGCTTAAGTTCCTGGTGATCTACAGAGCACAGACTTGGTATTTTAAAAGAATCTATAACAGGATCCAGACAGCATAAGCCTATAGGTTTGCAGCTGTAATTTCTAATGGTAGACTGCATTCAGAGAAAGATAAAATACATAGCATCTGTAGAAACTCAGTGGTCCCATCACCAATTTTCTTATCTGCTTCTAAAATGCTAAATCAGCTGTAATTGAACTATACTTGAGATGCCTAATTCAGTGAAATATCACCTGCATTATTATAAAGtgattctcccctccccctAGCATTTCCTGAAATCCATGAAAAGCTGACTTAGAAAACCAGCTGAACCAAATCACTTCAAAGAAGGCACAGAGTCTTTCACAGAAATGTACTCTCAGCACAGATCTATGGCTCTTACAGTAACTGTAAGCAGTAAATGAAGTCATCTTTAGAGTTTGGAAGACAAAAGGTCTAACCCTCTACTGTAAATCACATTCCTTCTAAAGCTAAAGCCACTTTTAGGAAACATTGAGTACATGTTACATAGTGTTCCTTACTGAGTAATTTGTTTAATATAATTTATCTCTTACATTGCTGATGTTTCTTTGGAATAAATAGGTTTCCTCTTCAAACATGACTAAGGATCACTCATAGTGCAGTGGACATtgtgaaaagaggaaaaagaacatACAGACAGTATCATGACCCTTTGCTGCTTCCCTAAAAATGCTCTTTTGGATTGGCCCTGCTTAGCAGTCTCATTCTTTTGCTGGCCATCCCTGGCTGAGATTAGCAGACAGCATTTCTGCTTAATTCTAAAGTTGGAATTTGTTGCCAAATGATGCATTTCCCCTCAGCTGCAAGGATGTAAATTGGGAAAGTAGAGAATGCAGTGCAGATACCAGTGCAGAGCAAAGTGACTGTATGTGAATAGCTTTAAGAAGTtaaatggggaaaaagaaagtctTTGTAGGGTGAGGGCTGCCAAACTGGTTTGCTGTCAGCAGAGATTGTTATCCCTTTCCCAATCTTCCCAGCCTCACATGACAGAATCTTTTAACCCTTCCATCCTCAAACAGCTTTTGCCCTGCTGTACAGAAATATGGGTAGAACAAATACAATATAATTTAGAAGGTTCTCCACTACCCctgataaaaacaaacaaaactaggTGCTTCCTACTGAGACACATAGAACGTAAAGCATAAAGATTCCACTCATTtaaacttcttcctagcagaaACAAAGCCTACTTTCTCCCTTCTATTGCTTTAGAGTATGTTTAGCAGAAATTATCCTCTCACATGAATTTTGTATTTAATTTGAAATGCAAACATAGGatatttcagggaaaaaaaaaaaagactagaaATATGGACAAGAAAGTTAGAATTGTATAAAAGACCTCTTAAGGAAAGAGGAAACTAAGCTGACTTGTACTTTAAAACCACTTATCTTTTCAcctgccttcctttcccccttcctttccttctgtcttcctctctgcccagcaaaTAATGCAGTGGGTAGGTAGATCCTTATCCTAGCAACTAAGAAACCCTTACCACAGTATGTGTGTTCAGTGTATCTCTGCCTTGCCCTAAGATCTCCTGAAGGGCTCTCTAAAATGTCCAATTTAAGGACTCTGTCCCATCTAAGGAGCATAGTAAGAGATTCACAAAGATTCTGTATTAATTCTATCTGTCAAATCTCTGACCCACTCTTTATTAAAGTACCAGCAAGGTCAAATAGGGAATTTGCTGTATTCTGTGCCTAAAGCAATGGAAACACAAGAGTGCAGTGATTTTAATCCTCCCTGCTAAAAGGTATGTAAAGAGTGGTGTTTCTAGTCCCTCCCCCTCTTGCCCAGCTCTTTCCTCTGACCTTTTCACTCCTGGCTGTGGCTGGAAAGTGAAGTAAACAGTCAATCTGGTAAAGGACTATGGAAGAATTTAATCCATGCTCAGGGGGAGAACAAAGTTGCATTTTCTGAAGAGACTCCAATATTTATAGTTAGTGGGGAAGGGATAGCTTTACAGAATACCatttgcagcacagctgtgtcACATGCAAGGACCCTCGGGGGGTCTCTGTCCCACAGAGATCTTACCGGGACAGTattcagccctgctccagtgcagtGCTCCTATGGCCACAGACAGTAAGACTGAGGCTTCCTTGCTTTTTAAAGACTGAAACACACATTTGCTTTCAGAGTAGGTTAATTTACATGCCATGCTGCAGCTGTAAAACATTTGCTAATGAACAGATCTAATGAATAGACCTGTAGGGGTTCAGAGAACCTGGTTAATTCAGCTGTGAAGAGTCACTGAATGCTCAGTAGGAGCCTTTTGAATGACAAGCATAACCTCACCCACTGTGAAGCTGTGGTCACACTAATTCTGTTATGATTGAAGTAATTTACAAGAAGTGAGGCTTCAGCTGCAGTCAGCACTGATGCTATTTTCAACAGTCAAGAAAAACGTGTCCCCTAGGGCAACACACTGACCATATCTAGCCATCAATACTCCTCACCCAGCTTGTACTTAATCCTCTATTGAGCAGTGTATCCATCTCCTTCCTAtacctttctttctccttttctttcagtcttttctGTTGTGTTGGGCTGCCATTCAGTTTCTGGCTGTCCTTCCACTTGTCCATtcatgttgctgtgtgagcaaagcatttatttattaattccAGCTTTGAGACAAAGGCTGTGTTACAGCAACTCCATTCGGACTCTACATTGCTGTCTGTGCAGTTAAAGCATAACCTAACAGCTTCATGTGCAGCAGGTTTCCAGCAGTGTCTCCCAGTTGCAAAGAAGTGCTGTTCAAGACTTTTCATTGCCACTGACTTGACTGTTATCGTATTTCTGCATAGTACTGGGATCTTGTCACTGTATCTGAGTTTTTTctaccagcacagcagctgaatcTGCTGCATCAGGGACAACAGAAACACATGCCAGCATGGAGCATAAAGAAAAATCCAACTTCTCCCACCCATCCCAACACATAACCACTGCTCAAGTATGGCAAAGCAGCAAGGGCCTACCCAGTTGGGTAAGTAAGTAATATAAGGGGTTTAGGCCATTACTTAGGTTCTGTGGTATCTCCTGGTTCTGTGCTCTGATTTAGTTTCTTTTCATAGCATAAATGGACATCCTGGATCTATTAAAGAAGCAAACAACTATTTGACCCTTTCTTATTCTACCATTAAATATTCTCTTGAGATGATACTGTGGACATCAAGTAGCAGAAAAGAGATAGGTGATTCAATAGTCAAGATACAAAATATGTACACAGGTGAACATGTTAATGGTGAGAAAGGAGAATGAACGTAGTGGCAAccaagaaaaaagggaaaataattagGAACTTTTCAGAGAAGATAGTAGTAAAGGGTGGCTCCACTGTGACGAACACTGTGATATTTTTAATGGTGGTGTCAGCAGAAGCAGTGAATAGGAGATGAGAATATAGCTTTAGAGGGAAGGCATGAGTGGGATTAAATCTTGAAGTCTGTACTTCCATGTAACTATAAAGCCATTCTTCAAATGGTTACAATGCTCCCAGGTTAAATCTGGATAGACTGAGAATTACCAGTGTACTGGCAGATTAATAAATTGTCATTGTAAAGGAAGCCTCAGAATTAAGTTACCTTTATCTTATACTGAAGATCAGTGATTGTTTCAACAATCTCTTCCATCTTTCACAAAATTTAAGCTGAAAATAAGGTGCTTTACTGTACTGGTCTAACAGGCACCCTAGAGATGGCATTAGCACAGGACAGCCAGCAGCATGAAGTCATGGGAGCGTGGAGATGCTCCCAGCACTGTACTGTTTTCACGGATCTTGAATGGAAGGTCTTTTTGCAAGACAGTGTGAATGCAAGAAGATAGGGAGGGTACTATGTACCTGTTATTTCTCTTGGAATGTCTGCTCTAGTCACATTTACACATGttgtgggaaaaagaaaaatattaactgTATTCAATATCAGGCTTATCACACCAGAACATACAAACAGCTGGAGTGAAATCTTAGCAACAGTGAAATAAATTTGCAGGGAAGATCAACTTTTCTATAGATATTATTAAATAACAGTAAGTatccttttaaaattaaatctgTGAGTTGCCTTACAACAATTTCTTACTTGATAGTACCCCAGCTAACTTCACAGGTTGAGGGTAACATGAAACCTTATCTATGCTGCCGTTTTGATACCAAAAGTATGCATACAAGATTGTGTGCCATTTTCCTGTCCCCATTCCTTCCAGTCTGGCAGAGTATTTTCAAGTCTCTCCTGTGCCCTTCAAACTGAAACTGATAACTAGGCTACATTTTCACCCTAACCAAACTTTCTCCAAATCAGCTTCCCTACAAGAGAAACTTAACAACTAATTGCATTTGAGTCAGATTGAGATTTCAGACTGAGATTTTAGGCATCCTCTCCGGGATTTGAACAGTTTCTGCTTCCCAAACATAAAGGTCTgaagcactggtgaggcttcaAATATCTTCAGCTTTCTGCCAGGGACACAGTTTTGAGAACTTTAAGCTCTGTACAGAACACACTGGGTATCTTCTAAAGTGCAAAATTGAATGAGTGTCTCACAAGTCACTCTGGCCTTGAATTTTGTGAATAATAACCATGTACATACTGGCCAGAAGGATTTTCTCTGGAGTCTAAATGCAAATAAAGGAGGACAGCTTTTGGTTTAGTGGCAGAGAGTGAGGAGTATGAAATAGCCAAGCCTGCTGAAGCTGAATGGCACGAAGGATGCTCCAGTTCACCACAGAAGAACTTGGgataggaaaacaaaatagaagagaacagaaactCAGCCTTTGAGTGAAGTGCTGCTGAAATGAGGCTTAGGACTCTCAACTCCAAACAAGGAAACTATCTCCTGCCCTTTGATTCTGGAATCTTGCGTTATATAGTTTGTGCAAAATATCTATTAATAAATAGTTTGAGATAAGCATTATAGTTCAGACTTACTGAGAAAGGCTGTTCCAAGGCATGAGGAAACCATGGGTTTCATTCTGGATTCTACCAAAAAATTATTCTATACATCATACTACTTTTTATGGTAATCTCTCCCACTTTTAACTGTATAGATAATATAAACCATGTCTAAGTACCAAGAAGTATTTGCTGATTATTTGCTCATATGTCTAAGTATTATTTTCTATCtacttttaaaacaaatataCCTAATGAGGAAGAGGTTGTCTACAAGAACTGCACAGCGTGTACTGCGTGCTGTTTTATTATGCTCTGGAACTAATAAACTCTAGGTAATCTTTCTTCCCAAGAAGTGTAATTTATGCAGTTTGCAAAACCATATACAAGCTCATTGCCAAGGTGAACACAATGACAACTGAAATCACAGATAATGACATATCCAAATCCAGATATTGACTTCCAAATCTGCATTAAGAGACACAAGAGTACAGGTAAGGCTATGCCTATACACAGGTAAGGCTATGCCTTTCTCAGCTACCCATATTATTTTACCCTTGCTTTCCTACATACCTTGTTTCCTTTGTTATTTCAATACAGTTTTAAGAAGATGGtgattttaaaatgcagcaCATTTCACATCCATCAAAAATATGTTTTGGGACTGGAATCTGTTAATACTGTATACAAGCTCAGCTGAAGCCCAAAGGCAGATGCATATATTTGATTAAACCCAACCCACAGGTGTAGTCCAAGATGGTATAAATAGGCTTTGAGTGAATTTAGGAGTGCATGTGTAGCTCCATGAGCCTGAATGGTGGCCATTGGTGGAACAAAATCACtgcaaggccagccagaagcaaatGCCAGGTTTAACTTGGGGCCAGTGGTCTTTGGGGTTTCCTGCAGCACCAGTTTCCAGTGAAGTCAACAGAACTGAGCTCAAAACTAACCTTgagagaaaatgttttctatATGTGTGAAATCTGGGAAGACTGTAGGATGTCAGAGGAAAGCACCCTGGAAGGCTGTGAAATTTTGGAAGGAGGTAATGCATTTGAGAGACAGAGAAAATATGATCTGGGTTCAGAAAGAATTTCACAGAGGGAATAACAGCTGCAAGGACATACAGGTGTTTCTTACAAGTTCTCTTGCCAGCTCTAACCCGCTATAAAAATGGAGTCCCAAGTGCAGACCAATTATAGAGCTAGTTTAGAGCTTTTTACTCCAAGATTCAGACATGTTGCATAATCTAGCATATTTCCTAAAACTGCTCAATTTCCACTGACAACACAGTGAAGGCCTGAGCCCTTATTAAGGACTTGAGAAAACCACTTAATTGATCACCATACGAATTATGCTACTGTTGGTCCAAATTTCTAAAGCTTGAACTTATTGCAGGTCAGTTTTAACAGCCTCTAGTGCTTGAGCCAAAATGAATGCATTCTCTTTTATCCAAGAGACACACATTAACTGCACAATTAAGATAACATGCTGAttgtagaagaaaaaaagggagagggatgAGACACCTATTAAACACCATCATAGGACAGCATCTTTCTAAATAATCATGAAGAAAGTATTTGTGAAACTCCCCCAGTCTGAGTCATACAGTCTTCATGTAGCAGGCAGATCATGAAAGCAGATTGTTGTCACTAGTTATAAAACATAGAGAAGCAGCTGAATTTGAAATACTGCCCATTGGTCATTTATACATTTAGATTAGGGCAGGTTGGTCAAATTCAGCTCAGGAAGTTTTGTGTAATAGCACCTTGCAAAACTGTTCCAGAATCCAGATGTTTGCCCTGTGGAAACCACGTGTCACCAcataaaacaaaaaattaagagaaaagaaactaaACTCAAAATAAGAATAACTACAGTCTATTCACTTTAATCTTTTGCAGGTCTCCCTTTTGCTTAGTTGCATAAGGAAAAGCACAGATGATACAGTATATCACTGCAGCTCAAAAGGCACTGCATCCAAACACATGAAAAACAATTCCCTTCCCTTTAATTCAAGTCCATCCTGCTTCCCATGATTTCCTGTCCTCCAGCAGAGTTCAGTTCCTAGGAAGAGTTGCACAATACAAATATACTGTTGCCTGTGCTTACAAAATAATTGACCTGCCATGCAAAAGCTGGCATAAATATTATCTCCTCTTGGTAACTAATAAACAGCTAAATTGCTTGTGGTAATGCTGTTTGCTGTTAATGCCATTTGAAAGAGACATAATGCTTACAAATCTAACCAGAACAGCCAGTGGCCTGTTCTACACACAGTGTATAGCACTAGAACAACTACAGCTGAAGCACATCTCTCACAGGCACAGTCCTCTACATTTGCTGGTCAGGTATGACCCTCCAGGAAATCACAGgctgagaaggggaaagagcatTATCAAACAATACTTACTAATGTCATTGATGGTGGAGGAGGGGAACAACCAACTTTTTGCTGAACTCAGTTTCTGGTTTACAAATTAGCTAAGGTTTTCTGCTCGGTATGGTTTAATTTTAAGAGGTTTGAGGAGGATGAGCTAGTCAATATTCCATATCTGGTCCAGCTTTATTAATTTTAGTATAAGCTTAAATGAAAGAAATATCCTCATATGCTGAAGTTGGAGTTTAGTCTGTGACCTCTGTTTCACCCACTTTAGGAAATGGAGCTGATAACACAGGAGCAAGTCCAGGAAAAGGAATTCAGTGTCTAGAGACTTCAGTATGCATGGGGGAAAGAATGACAATTTAACAGTGAGTAACTAAAATCCAGAAATATTTCTGCAGCAATGACTAAATCATGAATTTCTCAGATGCAGTGAGCAGCTGAAGCATAAGGTAGCAGACCTCCCATGCTCTCTTCTGCTCAGGACAAAGAGATGCACTACTGTCTGTACAATCTTGTCCTCACAGACCAACAtgcttcctctcctccacagaaaCCTGTGTAGTGCAGGACCTTCATCTCTGAGGCAGGCAACAAGGACTTAAACCAAATCCTCTCCCAGCATTGAATCTGTTTGGAACTAAGTGCTCTGGTTACAAGcctgtttgggaaaaaaaaaatggaaaatacaACTACCTTGGAACTCTCATGCTTGATTGTGGAACACTGTGAAAGGGCAAGGCCATCCATACGCCTAAGACAAACATGTCCCAACAACAGAAGTCTGAAAAGAACTAAATACTTCCCTGAATCTCTACTGGTCAAGAGAGTTTC from Dryobates pubescens isolate bDryPub1 chromosome 4, bDryPub1.pri, whole genome shotgun sequence includes these protein-coding regions:
- the SOCS1 gene encoding suppressor of cytokine signaling 1, with the translated sequence MVAHSKVSADNAVAADPRCLLDPPAPDRSQARGYHSPGRPSTVQAQSNTHFRTFRSQSDFSSITRASSLLDACGFYWGPLTVTAAHEKLKSEPEGTFLIRDSTQKNCFFAISVKTATGPTSIRINFQSGRFSLDGSKETFDCLFKLLEHYLSSPRKVLVTPLRKVRVQPLQELCRKSIVKAFGRENLNQIPLNPVLKDYLKSFPFQI